One Methanobacterium sp. genomic region harbors:
- a CDS encoding carboxymuconolactone decarboxylase family protein: MADELPDHYVSIRERYKEFGNALSNLGKITDQSGPIDHKHSHLIQLAASAAIRSEGAVHSHARRALELGASPEELYHALIIITSTIGFPNVAAAISWVDDVVMDKK; this comes from the coding sequence ATGGCAGATGAACTTCCAGATCATTATGTAAGTATAAGAGAAAGATATAAAGAATTTGGGAATGCATTAAGCAATTTAGGTAAAATAACAGATCAATCCGGCCCTATAGATCATAAACATTCACATTTAATTCAGCTTGCAGCATCAGCTGCCATAAGATCAGAAGGTGCCGTACACAGCCACGCAAGAAGAGCTCTTGAACTTGGAGCCTCTCCTGAGGAACTATATCATGCGTTAATTATTATCACAAGTACTATAGGATTCCCAAATGTAGCTGCAGCCATCTCATGGGTAGATGACGTTGTAATGGATAAAAAATAA
- the nuoE gene encoding NADH-quinone oxidoreductase subunit NuoE, whose translation MEDKLSEILSNYKGEKSELIPILQDIQSNYGYLPEDIIIELSNFLKMPESEIYGVATFYSQFRFTPVGKKHIMVCTGTACHVQGAPQILAGIERHLGIKEGEVTTDLDYSLESVGCLGCCALAPCAMVNDEVESHISLKNIKRLFKRKKSKEKEVIRSKL comes from the coding sequence ATGGAAGACAAATTAAGCGAAATTTTATCAAATTACAAAGGCGAAAAATCAGAATTAATTCCTATTTTACAGGATATCCAGTCTAATTATGGATACCTACCTGAAGATATAATAATAGAGCTTTCAAACTTTTTGAAGATGCCTGAAAGCGAAATATATGGAGTTGCAACATTTTATTCTCAGTTTAGATTTACTCCTGTGGGTAAAAAACATATAATGGTTTGTACCGGGACTGCATGCCACGTACAGGGCGCGCCTCAAATATTAGCTGGAATTGAAAGACATCTGGGTATCAAAGAAGGAGAAGTGACCACTGATTTAGATTATTCTCTTGAATCTGTGGGGTGTCTGGGCTGCTGCGCTTTAGCGCCATGTGCCATGGTCAATGATGAAGTTGAGTCTCATATATCTTTAAAAAATATTAAAAGACTTTTTAAAAGGAAAAAAAGTAAAGAAAAAGAAGTAATTAGATCAAAACTTTAA
- the hxlB gene encoding 6-phospho-3-hexuloisomerase, with amino-acid sequence MILNEAIDEIVDNIKGVSSEIDSERIEEMLDMLINANNVFIIGLGRSGLVARAFAMRLMHLGISVYVVGETITPAIYADDCLLAISGSGETSFIISTATISKKRGAKIIAVTSYEDSTLGGLSDLIMPIKGRTKIDTEKDYIKRQINGRHQPLSPLGTLFEVSTFIFLEGVIAELMHKMGKTEEDLKARHTVLE; translated from the coding sequence ATGATTTTAAATGAGGCTATAGATGAAATAGTGGACAATATTAAGGGTGTATCATCAGAAATTGACAGTGAACGCATTGAAGAAATGCTTGACATGCTAATTAATGCAAACAATGTTTTTATAATAGGTCTTGGAAGATCTGGACTGGTTGCAAGGGCCTTTGCTATGAGGTTAATGCATCTTGGAATAAGTGTGTATGTGGTCGGGGAAACTATAACTCCAGCTATATATGCTGATGACTGTTTACTTGCAATTTCAGGGTCAGGAGAGACCAGTTTTATTATAAGCACTGCTACAATAAGTAAAAAAAGAGGGGCAAAAATAATTGCTGTAACTTCTTATGAAGATTCAACTCTTGGGGGTCTTTCTGATCTGATAATGCCAATTAAAGGCAGAACTAAAATTGACACAGAAAAAGATTATATTAAACGCCAGATAAACGGAAGGCATCAACCACTGTCTCCACTTGGAACTTTATTTGAAGTATCAACTTTTATATTCCTTGAAGGTGTCATAGCTGAGCTTATGCATAAAATGGGAAAAACAGAAGAAGATTTGAAGGCGAGGCATACTGTTCTTGAGTGA
- a CDS encoding PIN-like domain-containing protein, giving the protein MKDEFYDEPNLEKLWEKCTFVFDTSVLMNLYTCPEEIYSEFINILKNEISNRIWIPYQISSEFQRNSIHGVKKAAQNYEDLRNSITILKKDSKNLAQKIADLNHTFLSSSNIDIQVKKNFNGIDAILENISESLRKPDHDEIRNKLNDLFEGKTGNNYSDPKLKEINNEAKIRKIKGIRPGFEENEYSNLISWYQMLDYAKGEKKDIIFVTENPGWWINPEKEQMEPHPSLIKEFSSIEQKFYIYRFMSFLSDSKKYLNLTDVIEELTDFSNKLKRRKSTKLENPPSDIALQEIIDNTLLGENALQKLINQSTAYKTLQKLIDQKVIDENDLHQMITRTLLSESTLQKIINQNTAYGTLQKLIDQKVIDESDLQKMITKTIMSENVLQKLIDQNTTTKNALEEALRKRTNN; this is encoded by the coding sequence ATGAAAGATGAATTTTATGATGAACCCAATTTAGAAAAATTATGGGAAAAATGCACATTTGTTTTTGATACGAGCGTTTTAATGAATTTGTATACTTGCCCTGAAGAGATTTACAGTGAATTCATTAACATCCTCAAAAATGAAATCTCTAACCGCATATGGATACCCTACCAAATTAGTTCAGAGTTTCAAAGGAATAGTATTCATGGCGTGAAAAAAGCAGCCCAAAATTATGAAGACTTAAGAAATAGCATTACCATTTTAAAGAAGGATTCTAAAAATTTAGCTCAAAAAATTGCGGACTTAAACCATACTTTTTTGAGCAGTTCAAATATTGATATCCAGGTTAAAAAAAACTTCAATGGAATTGACGCTATTTTAGAAAATATATCTGAAAGCTTAAGAAAACCTGATCACGATGAAATTAGAAATAAATTAAATGATCTTTTTGAGGGAAAAACAGGAAATAATTATTCTGATCCAAAGTTGAAGGAAATTAATAACGAAGCTAAAATAAGGAAAATTAAAGGAATTCGTCCAGGGTTTGAAGAAAATGAGTACAGTAATTTAATATCCTGGTATCAAATGTTAGATTATGCAAAAGGAGAAAAAAAAGATATTATCTTTGTAACTGAAAATCCTGGTTGGTGGATAAACCCTGAAAAAGAACAAATGGAACCACATCCCTCCTTAATTAAAGAATTTTCATCAATAGAGCAGAAATTTTATATTTATAGATTCATGAGCTTTTTAAGTGATTCTAAGAAATATTTGAATTTAACAGATGTAATAGAAGAGCTTACTGATTTTTCCAATAAATTAAAAAGACGTAAAAGTACAAAACTGGAAAATCCTCCATCAGACATTGCCCTGCAGGAAATAATTGACAATACATTATTAGGTGAAAACGCGTTACAAAAACTAATCAACCAGAGCACCGCTTATAAAACTTTACAAAAGTTAATTGACCAGAAGGTCATAGATGAAAATGACTTACACCAGATGATTACAAGAACATTGCTGAGTGAAAGCACTTTACAAAAGATAATCAATCAAAATACAGCATATGGAACTTTACAAAAGTTAATTGACCAGAAGGTCATAGATGAAAGCGACCTTCAAAAGATGATCACAAAAACTATAATGAGTGAAAACGTCTTACAGAAGCTAATTGATCAAAACACTACTACTAAAAATGCCCTGGAAGAAGCACTGCGAAAAAGAACTAATAATTAA
- a CDS encoding carbohydrate kinase family protein: protein MIKKTDLLAIGHTALDSIVLVKEFPSPNSSTLIKQIKNFDGGAAANVAVVASTLGLKSALVSAVGDEFKASNYHNKLKTMGVDTEDMIVIENEKTPMAWVFTDSNNDQISYFYWGAAAYFKESEPPERAIKKATAVHLATGDPCFNRRSGEVANEFQKLISFDPGQDLHMYSSEKLKSVIKVCNILFGNHYEIDRILKTLNIDINELRSIGPEIIVKTYGKDGSMIYADKKIKIDSILRTPVDPTGAGDSYRAAFLNAYLNDKDLEYCGKFASAVSSFIVEAEGCQTNVPDYNMTIERMKEKWDE from the coding sequence CTGATTAAAAAAACAGATCTTCTAGCCATTGGGCACACAGCTTTAGATTCTATAGTTCTTGTTAAGGAATTTCCATCTCCAAATTCGTCAACACTGATAAAACAGATAAAAAACTTCGATGGAGGAGCAGCTGCAAATGTAGCAGTGGTGGCATCTACATTAGGACTTAAATCAGCGCTGGTATCTGCTGTTGGAGACGAATTTAAAGCTTCAAATTACCACAATAAGCTTAAAACTATGGGAGTAGACACTGAGGATATGATAGTGATTGAAAACGAAAAAACGCCCATGGCATGGGTTTTTACAGATTCTAACAATGATCAGATAAGTTATTTCTACTGGGGGGCTGCAGCTTACTTTAAAGAATCTGAACCTCCTGAAAGAGCTATTAAAAAGGCAACTGCAGTTCACCTGGCAACAGGCGACCCCTGCTTCAATCGAAGGTCAGGTGAAGTGGCCAACGAATTTCAAAAATTGATATCTTTTGATCCAGGACAAGATCTCCACATGTACTCTTCAGAAAAGCTTAAAAGTGTTATAAAAGTCTGTAACATTCTTTTTGGAAACCATTACGAAATTGACAGAATTTTAAAAACATTGAATATTGATATCAATGAACTGAGATCTATTGGGCCGGAAATTATAGTTAAAACATACGGTAAAGACGGAAGCATGATATACGCTGATAAAAAAATTAAAATAGATTCAATACTCAGAACCCCAGTAGACCCAACGGGAGCTGGAGATTCATATCGTGCTGCGTTCTTAAATGCTTATTTAAATGACAAAGATCTAGAATACTGTGGAAAATTCGCTTCTGCTGTTTCATCGTTCATTGTAGAGGCTGAAGGATGCCAGACCAATGTTCCAGATTATAATATGACCATTGAAAGAATGAAAGAAAAATGGGATGAATAA
- a CDS encoding LysR family transcriptional regulator — protein sequence MKYHPKVSLIIERHTFSYKLFEALEHVSRTYSQRKAAQELNISHAVLNRRIKEAEEKLGFKLLAATGAGSELTRNAKKILQKYKKYTNRLKNHEKIIICGGYASSRLMETLSSKYGLNAAVYRTSDKNAIHLASLDMVDILTLDDPVHAFIQNLDFVPIAYDHLVLVSGARTHHDIRELNGRNFVEVLDSPQRLAWNTLDDNKIQYKLAGEFKLPYDALRFVQKNPEFYTFINSSLWEGSDIIKNDTRHIISCVICNKEDKRIDDFLNFILTFKGQRLVEKCGFESVR from the coding sequence ATGAAATACCATCCAAAGGTAAGCCTTATAATAGAAAGACATACATTTAGTTATAAGCTTTTTGAAGCGCTTGAACATGTATCCAGAACATATTCCCAACGAAAAGCTGCTCAAGAATTAAACATATCCCATGCAGTTCTCAATCGCCGTATTAAAGAAGCTGAAGAAAAACTTGGTTTTAAACTTCTCGCTGCAACTGGTGCAGGTTCTGAGCTGACCAGGAACGCGAAAAAAATCCTTCAAAAGTATAAAAAATATACAAATAGGCTTAAAAATCATGAAAAAATCATTATTTGCGGAGGATATGCTTCTTCCAGACTTATGGAAACGTTATCATCAAAATATGGTTTAAATGCTGCAGTATACAGAACAAGTGATAAAAATGCAATTCATCTAGCTAGCCTCGATATGGTGGATATTCTAACACTTGACGACCCCGTGCACGCATTTATACAAAATTTAGACTTTGTACCAATTGCATATGACCACTTGGTTCTCGTATCCGGCGCAAGAACACACCATGACATCAGGGAGTTAAATGGGAGAAATTTTGTTGAAGTTCTTGATTCACCCCAAAGGCTGGCATGGAATACACTGGACGATAATAAAATTCAGTATAAATTAGCAGGGGAATTTAAATTACCCTATGATGCCCTGAGATTTGTCCAAAAAAATCCTGAATTTTACACATTTATAAACAGCAGCTTATGGGAAGGCTCAGATATTATAAAAAATGATACACGGCACATCATAAGTTGCGTTATATGTAATAAAGAAGATAAAAGAATAGATGACTTTTTAAATTTCATTTTAACTTTTAAGGGGCAGAGATTAGTTGAAAAGTGCGGATTTGAAAGTGTAAGATAA
- a CDS encoding SagB/ThcOx family dehydrogenase: MSRKGKIILIILIILLGVTIAYLVWPQSATTSNSQRTVISTINLPSPILDGNVSVEQAIQNRRSVRHYTNQSITLQDVSQLMWAAQGITDKANNLRSVPSGGQVYPLEVYIIVGKDGVTGLSEGIYHYNPYNNTLEKTSESDARSDLSQAANGQAWVKEAPVDIVITGDYSKMVAKYKDETLCTRFVNLEAGHAGENIYLEAEARGLVTVALGSFKDDQVHTVLGLPENENTIYIYPVGYSAYNT, from the coding sequence ATGTCCAGAAAAGGAAAAATTATTCTAATTATCCTAATTATCTTACTTGGTGTAACAATTGCTTATTTAGTCTGGCCTCAATCTGCAACAACCAGTAACAGCCAGAGGACAGTTATCAGTACAATAAACCTTCCAAGCCCTATACTTGATGGCAACGTGTCTGTGGAGCAAGCTATACAAAATAGGCGTTCTGTGAGGCACTATACTAACCAATCTATAACTTTACAAGATGTTTCACAGCTTATGTGGGCTGCGCAGGGAATCACTGATAAAGCTAACAACTTAAGATCGGTACCCTCCGGCGGACAGGTCTATCCACTGGAAGTGTATATTATTGTAGGTAAAGATGGGGTAACAGGGTTAAGTGAAGGAATATATCATTATAATCCCTATAACAACACTCTGGAGAAAACATCAGAAAGTGATGCTCGTTCAGATTTGTCTCAGGCTGCAAACGGACAGGCATGGGTAAAAGAAGCCCCAGTAGATATCGTAATTACTGGAGATTACAGTAAAATGGTGGCTAAATATAAAGATGAAACACTTTGTACTCGATTTGTGAATTTAGAAGCGGGGCATGCTGGAGAAAATATTTATCTGGAAGCTGAAGCCAGAGGTCTGGTAACAGTAGCCTTGGGTTCATTTAAAGATGACCAGGTCCATACAGTTCTCGGCCTTCCAGAAAATGAAAATACGATATATATTTATCCAGTAGGATATTCTGCGTATAACACATAG
- a CDS encoding glutamine synthetase, protein MVNKKSVVPSDIEFIRILWCDNANIIRAKSIYKNSSEDSKYYVGISEGQQGVPAVYDAVVEESGLSPVGEVQLKADLSSFTPVPYSPGHGRFMGDMKKNGETWDYCPRGFLKRMRDKAAGMGFSVKGAFENEFYLLKKTEDGIFPADDTSFASTYSMDINSEIIDEMVKSLILQGMEVQQYHAESGPGQQEITVKYDEALKACDNQIIFRETVRAVAGKYGLTASFLPKIFVDKAGSGCHLHLSLWREGKNILSDFEDKYGISKVGSQFIAGVLHHLPALMAVTTPITNSYHRIKPHYWSGAFQCWGIGNREAAIRVIPEFNGEIKNFELKTVDASSNPYLALGAVIAAGIHGVTQKMELEEPVQEDPGNILQGKDYKIKILPSRLENAIEELEKDEIILNAMGKKLSKAYIAVKKAEIEYLKNFNLEKEVELLLEKY, encoded by the coding sequence ATGGTTAATAAAAAATCTGTTGTACCTTCCGATATTGAGTTTATCCGGATACTGTGGTGTGATAATGCAAATATAATAAGGGCAAAATCGATTTATAAGAATTCTTCGGAGGATTCTAAGTATTATGTAGGTATTTCTGAAGGTCAACAGGGAGTGCCTGCAGTATATGATGCTGTTGTTGAAGAAAGCGGGCTTAGTCCAGTAGGTGAAGTCCAGCTTAAAGCAGATCTTTCAAGTTTTACGCCTGTTCCATATTCTCCAGGTCACGGGCGTTTTATGGGGGATATGAAAAAAAATGGAGAGACGTGGGATTACTGTCCCCGAGGGTTTTTAAAAAGGATGCGGGATAAAGCTGCAGGAATGGGATTTTCAGTTAAAGGGGCATTTGAAAATGAATTTTACCTTTTAAAGAAAACTGAAGATGGAATTTTTCCTGCTGATGACACTTCCTTTGCATCGACTTATTCCATGGATATAAATAGCGAAATCATTGATGAAATGGTTAAATCACTTATTTTACAGGGTATGGAAGTCCAGCAGTACCATGCTGAATCTGGACCTGGACAACAGGAAATTACAGTTAAGTACGACGAGGCTCTTAAGGCATGCGATAATCAAATAATATTTAGAGAAACTGTAAGGGCAGTTGCAGGTAAATATGGTTTAACAGCATCATTCCTTCCTAAAATATTTGTAGATAAAGCTGGAAGCGGATGTCATTTGCATTTAAGCCTGTGGAGGGAAGGCAAAAATATTTTATCTGATTTTGAAGATAAATATGGGATTTCTAAGGTAGGAAGTCAGTTTATAGCAGGCGTTTTACATCACTTGCCTGCGCTTATGGCCGTAACCACTCCAATTACCAACTCTTATCATAGAATTAAACCGCATTACTGGAGTGGAGCTTTCCAGTGTTGGGGAATTGGTAATAGAGAGGCTGCTATTAGGGTTATTCCGGAATTTAATGGAGAGATCAAAAATTTTGAGTTAAAAACAGTAGATGCATCTTCTAATCCTTATCTGGCATTGGGTGCAGTTATTGCAGCAGGGATTCATGGAGTAACACAGAAAATGGAACTGGAAGAGCCAGTTCAGGAAGATCCTGGAAATATATTACAGGGAAAAGATTATAAAATAAAAATTCTACCTTCCAGACTGGAAAATGCAATTGAAGAGCTGGAAAAAGATGAAATAATCTTGAATGCAATGGGAAAGAAACTTTCAAAAGCTTATATTGCAGTTAAAAAAGCAGAAATAGAATATTTAAAAAATTTTAATTTAGAAAAAGAAGTTGAATTACTCCTTGAGAAATATTAG
- the fdhD gene encoding formate dehydrogenase accessory sulfurtransferase FdhD, whose product MAEMFKKVNATRVDKGISQVEEKIVNDEQIKIIINETVTRSFSISPNSLKEFAVGYLLGEGLAVSVDNITKIKVEDYTINVTVDLADFDIRKELIVGSDCFGGWRTKIDYINEVDSDYTISKEDIFEGFKKLKEEAHVWQETGGTHIAGLVNKDTDEFIGIEDVSRHVAVDKVIGASALKKIDFSRSFLVYSGRMPADMLIKVARTGIPILTSNAAPTSSGYSVAQKAGITLAGFVRGERFNIYTHPYRILI is encoded by the coding sequence ATGGCAGAAATGTTTAAAAAAGTAAATGCTACACGTGTTGATAAAGGAATCTCTCAGGTAGAGGAAAAAATTGTTAATGACGAGCAAATCAAAATTATCATAAATGAGACAGTCACTAGAAGTTTTTCCATAAGCCCTAACTCTTTAAAAGAGTTTGCAGTAGGATACTTACTTGGAGAAGGATTAGCTGTATCTGTAGACAATATAACCAAAATAAAAGTTGAAGATTATACCATCAACGTAACTGTTGACCTCGCTGATTTTGATATCAGGAAAGAACTGATCGTGGGCTCTGACTGCTTTGGAGGGTGGAGAACAAAAATTGATTATATAAATGAAGTAGATTCAGATTATACCATCTCTAAAGAGGACATATTTGAAGGATTTAAAAAATTAAAAGAAGAAGCCCATGTATGGCAGGAAACCGGCGGTACCCACATAGCAGGTCTTGTAAATAAAGATACTGATGAATTTATAGGTATAGAAGATGTAAGCCGCCACGTTGCAGTGGATAAAGTTATAGGTGCAAGTGCACTTAAAAAAATAGATTTTTCAAGGAGTTTCCTCGTATACAGTGGGCGAATGCCTGCAGACATGTTAATAAAGGTTGCAAGGACTGGAATCCCAATTTTAACTTCTAATGCAGCCCCTACTTCTTCAGGTTATTCCGTTGCCCAAAAAGCAGGAATAACATTAGCAGGATTTGTCAGGGGAGAACGGTTTAACATATATACACATCCCTACAGGATTTTAATATAA
- a CDS encoding radical SAM protein, giving the protein MKITFINPPQTNSKYKFIGVVAPPLGIAYMAAVLEENNFDVSVIDASAMDMTWETLEEEIGENSPELVAITALTPTIEQALKTAQLVKKVCPDTVVVMGGYHPTFNYQELLEKDFVDIVTIGEGEYTMLELAKTLENDGDLAEVKGIAFGNVVTPPRPLIKDLDSLPFPALHLLPMDHYRLLNMKTNVATMITSRGCPMQCSFCASAALHGPKMRLRSPEKIVDEMEYLIKEYGVETIAFMDDTFTLYSKRVKQICAEIKKRNMDVLWGCTARVDTLSEEVLKEMREAGCITIFMGVESADQQVLDQVNKKTTVDKIKHAFEVSRKEKIRTIASVVLGMPGDTKESMGRTIKFVQELKPSYAIFSLATPYPGTRFYQQMKEKNLIKVKDWSKYTLISPIIDTMECSLEELRKIQSNAFRKFYLRPRYILSQVWMDGPILLKTLVAVIRKVA; this is encoded by the coding sequence ATGAAAATAACATTCATAAACCCCCCGCAGACCAACTCAAAGTATAAATTTATAGGCGTAGTAGCTCCTCCTCTTGGAATAGCTTATATGGCTGCCGTTTTGGAGGAAAATAACTTTGATGTAAGCGTTATTGATGCTTCTGCTATGGATATGACATGGGAAACTCTGGAGGAGGAAATAGGGGAAAATTCTCCTGAGTTAGTGGCTATTACAGCATTAACTCCTACTATAGAACAGGCTTTGAAAACAGCGCAGCTGGTGAAAAAAGTTTGTCCAGATACTGTGGTTGTAATGGGAGGTTATCATCCTACATTTAATTATCAGGAACTTTTAGAGAAGGATTTTGTGGATATTGTAACAATAGGAGAAGGCGAGTACACCATGCTTGAACTGGCTAAAACGCTTGAAAATGATGGTGATCTAGCTGAAGTTAAGGGAATAGCATTTGGTAATGTAGTTACGCCGCCTCGCCCACTTATAAAGGATTTAGATAGCCTTCCATTCCCTGCACTGCATCTCCTTCCAATGGATCATTACAGGCTTTTGAATATGAAAACCAATGTGGCTACAATGATCACCAGCAGGGGCTGTCCAATGCAGTGTTCATTTTGCGCTTCAGCTGCTCTTCACGGCCCTAAAATGCGCTTAAGATCACCTGAAAAAATAGTAGATGAGATGGAATATCTAATAAAAGAGTATGGTGTGGAAACAATAGCTTTTATGGATGATACATTCACCCTTTACAGTAAAAGAGTGAAACAGATATGCGCCGAGATCAAAAAACGGAACATGGATGTTTTATGGGGCTGTACAGCTAGAGTCGATACCTTATCCGAGGAAGTATTAAAAGAAATGAGGGAAGCAGGATGTATAACTATATTTATGGGTGTGGAGTCAGCAGATCAGCAAGTCCTGGATCAAGTAAACAAAAAAACTACTGTTGATAAGATCAAGCACGCATTTGAAGTATCCCGAAAAGAAAAAATCCGTACTATTGCTTCAGTAGTATTGGGAATGCCTGGCGATACTAAAGAGAGTATGGGAAGGACTATAAAGTTTGTGCAGGAATTAAAGCCATCTTATGCTATTTTTAGCCTGGCAACGCCATATCCTGGAACCAGGTTTTACCAGCAGATGAAGGAGAAAAATCTGATTAAAGTTAAGGACTGGTCTAAATATACCCTTATTTCACCTATTATAGATACTATGGAATGTTCTTTAGAAGAGCTTAGAAAAATTCAAAGCAACGCTTTTCGTAAGTTCTACCTGCGTCCAAGGTATATCCTTAGTCAAGTATGGATGGACGGTCCTATACTCTTAAAAACATTAGTTGCTGTTATCCGGAAAGTGGCATAG
- a CDS encoding DUF134 domain-containing protein, whose protein sequence is MPRPRVFRKISKEPEIRCFKPEKENLELLEPIEITIDEFEAIRLRDYHDIQQKKSAEIMGISQPTFHRILTSARKKISKALIEGNTIIIIGGDYITDKKAYKCNVCGFEWSNPKKEYEKCPECESEDIGLVIGDEELPPETESSLLERRSYGGTGMGFGPPKLCKCPNCGYTSPKKRAIPCKNTLCPECGTPLCGEN, encoded by the coding sequence ATGCCAAGACCTCGAGTATTTAGAAAAATATCAAAAGAACCCGAGATACGGTGCTTTAAGCCGGAAAAAGAAAATTTAGAGCTTCTTGAGCCTATTGAAATAACAATAGATGAATTTGAAGCTATAAGGCTTAGAGACTATCATGATATTCAGCAGAAAAAATCTGCAGAAATAATGGGAATTTCACAGCCTACTTTCCATAGAATCTTAACTTCTGCAAGGAAAAAGATATCTAAAGCCCTGATTGAAGGAAATACTATTATTATCATAGGGGGAGATTACATAACTGACAAAAAAGCATACAAATGTAATGTTTGTGGATTTGAGTGGAGTAACCCTAAAAAAGAATATGAAAAATGTCCTGAATGCGAATCAGAGGATATAGGTTTAGTTATAGGAGATGAAGAACTTCCACCAGAAACAGAATCTTCTTTACTTGAAAGAAGGTCTTATGGTGGTACAGGCATGGGTTTTGGACCTCCCAAACTTTGCAAATGCCCAAACTGCGGGTATACATCCCCAAAAAAACGTGCCATTCCCTGTAAAAATACATTATGTCCTGAATGTGGGACACCCCTTTGTGGAGAAAATTAA